The following nucleotide sequence is from Deltaproteobacteria bacterium.
CACCCACCGCCTCCGCCTCCTCGACGAGCGCGCCCGGCGGCGCCACCAGCGGACCGGGGCCAGCGACGGCGCCCGCGAGCTGCGGGCGGCGATGCCCGGCAAGGTGGTCGCCGTCCTGGTCGAGCCAGGCGCCAGGGTCGAGCGCGGCCAGGGCCTCCTCGTCATCGAGGCCATGAAGATGGAGAACGAGATCGGCTCGCCGCGGACCGGCACGGTGGCCGAGGTGCGGGTCAGGCCGGGCCAGGCTGTCGAGGCCGGCGAGCTACTCGCGCGCATCGATTAGGTGCGCGGCGCGAGGGAGGGGATGCCTCGCGGAGCGCCGGCGGCGGCCCCGCCGCCGCCCGCACCGAGTCTTCACGAGCCTGAAACTTGTGGCGCGGGGACGATCGTGTTAGGGGCTCTCACCAAGCTGCGGTATGAGCATCTCGTACGTTCCCAAGAAGATCTACCTGACCAAGGGCGTCGGCAAGAACCGCGAGAAGCTCTCGAGCTTCGAGATGGCGCTGCGCTCGGCGGGCATCGCGCAGTACAACCTGGTGCGCGTGTCGTCGATCTTCCCGCCCCACTGCAAGCTGATCTCGCCCCAGGAGGGGCAGAAGCTCCTCAAGTCGGGCCAGGTGCTCCACGTCGTGATGAGCGAGAACGCCACCAACGAGCCGCACCGCCTGGTGGCCGCCTCGGTCGGCGTCGCGATCCCCAAGGACCGCAACCAGTACGGCTACCTGTCCGAGCACCACAGCTACGGCCAGACCGACAACAAGGCCGGCGACTACGCCGAGGACCTGGCGGCCTCCATGCTGGCCACCATCCTGGGCGTCGACTTCGACCCCAACACGAGCTACGACGAGCGCAAGGACATCTGGCGGATGAGCGACAAGATCGTCATCACGCGCAACGTCACCCAGTCCGCCATCGGGGACCGGGAGGGGCTGTGGACGTCGGTCGTCGCGGCCGCCGTGTTCGCCGAGTGAGTCCGAACCCGTCTCGACCCTGACTCGCCCGAAGATCACCGCCGCAGCGCCGAGCGAGGAGGAAGCTGCCCTCGAGGCGCGGCTGCTCGCGGCCGTCGAGCGCCGCAAGAGCCCGGTGGCGGCCGAGGATCTCCTACGCGCCGCGCGCGTCTCGCGGGACGAGCGCCGGAGCGGCGAGGAGCGGCTCGCGGCCCTCGAGGCCCGCGGCGCCCTCGTGCGCACCAAGGGGGATCGCTTCACCCTGCCCGCCCGGCTCGACCTCGTGGCCGGCCGTCTCCACTCGAGTCCCGCCGGCTTCGCCTTCTGCGTCACCGACGACCCCGACGAGGAGGACGTGTACGTGCCCGCCTCCGGCGTCCGCCCGGCGATGCACGGCGACCGGGTGCTGGTGCGCGTCGAGCGCTTCCGGCGCCGCGGGCGCGCCGAGGGCCGCGTCGCCAGGGTGCTCGAGCGCGGCACGAGCCGGGTGATCGGCGTGCTGCGGCGCGGCAGGACCTCCGCCGTCGTCGTCCCGCAGGAGCAGCGCATCACCGTGCCCGTCCTGGTCCCGCGCGGCGCCGACGGCGGGGCTGCCGACGGCGACATGGTGGTCGCGGACCTGGTCCGCTACCCCGGCCTCGCCTCCGACGCCGAGGCGCGCGTCACCGCCGTCCTCGGGCCCGCCACCGACCCCCGGGTCGAGAGCGAGGCGGTGATCGCCGCCCACGACCTGCCCCGCGAGTTCCCGCCCGAGGTGGCCGCCGCCGCGCGCCGCATGCCGGCGCGCGTGCCGCCGTCGGCCACCGCCGGGCGCCTCGACCTGCGCAGCCTCCCCATCGTCACCATCGACGGCGAGAACGCGCGCGACTTCGACGACGCCGTGCTGGTCGAGGCCCGGGGCACCGGCTTCCGGCTCACGGTCGCGGTCGCCGACGTGGCGCACTACGTGCCCGCCGGGAGCCCGCTCGATCTCGAGGCCCGCGCGCGCGGCACGAGCGTCTACTTCCCCGACCGCGTCCTCCCCATGCTGCCCGAGGAGCTGTCGAACGGCATCTGCAGCCTCAAGCCCGACGAGGACCGCCTGGCGAAGGCCGTCCGCATGGAGTTCGACGCGCGCGGGCGGGAGACCGGGGTCTCCTTCCACGACGCCGTGATGCGCAGCGCCGCGCGCCTGACCTACACCCAGGTCCGCCAGGCGCTCGTCGACCGCGACCCGGCGGTACGCGCCGCCCTCGGCACGCTGGTCGAGCCCCTCGAGCGCGCCGAGGCGCTGGCGCGCCTGCTCATGGCCCGCCGCCGCCAGCGGGGCGCCATCGACTTCGACCTTCCCGAGGCCGAGGTGGTGCTCGACCTGCGCGGCCGTCCAGAGCAGATCGTGCGCGCCGAGCGCTCGATCGCGCACCAGATGATCGAGGAGTTCATGCTGGCCGCCAACGAGGCCGTGGCGCGCGAGCTCGGGCGCCGGAAGCTCGCCTTCCTCCACCGCGTGCACGAGCCCCCGACCGCGGAGAGCGTGGGCGAGCTGGCGCGTTTCCTCGAGGGCTTCGGCCTGCGTCTCCGGATCGAGGAGGGACGGGCGGCGCCCAAGGCGTTCGCCGCCGTGCTCGAGCAGGTGAAGGGACGTGCCGAGGAACGGCTCGTCAACACGATCCTCCTCCGCTCCATGCAGCAGGCGCGCTACGCCGCGGAGCCCCTCGGCCACTTCGGCCTCGCCGCCGCCTGCTACACTCACTTCA
It contains:
- a CDS encoding acetyl-CoA carboxylase biotin carboxyl carrier protein subunit, encoding MPGKVVAVLVEPGARVERGQGLLVIEAMKMENEIGSPRTGTVAEVRVRPGQAVEAGELLARID
- a CDS encoding arginine decarboxylase, pyruvoyl-dependent encodes the protein MSISYVPKKIYLTKGVGKNREKLSSFEMALRSAGIAQYNLVRVSSIFPPHCKLISPQEGQKLLKSGQVLHVVMSENATNEPHRLVAASVGVAIPKDRNQYGYLSEHHSYGQTDNKAGDYAEDLAASMLATILGVDFDPNTSYDERKDIWRMSDKIVITRNVTQSAIGDREGLWTSVVAAAVFAE
- the rnr gene encoding ribonuclease R; this translates as MTRPKITAAAPSEEEAALEARLLAAVERRKSPVAAEDLLRAARVSRDERRSGEERLAALEARGALVRTKGDRFTLPARLDLVAGRLHSSPAGFAFCVTDDPDEEDVYVPASGVRPAMHGDRVLVRVERFRRRGRAEGRVARVLERGTSRVIGVLRRGRTSAVVVPQEQRITVPVLVPRGADGGAADGDMVVADLVRYPGLASDAEARVTAVLGPATDPRVESEAVIAAHDLPREFPPEVAAAARRMPARVPPSATAGRLDLRSLPIVTIDGENARDFDDAVLVEARGTGFRLTVAVADVAHYVPAGSPLDLEARARGTSVYFPDRVLPMLPEELSNGICSLKPDEDRLAKAVRMEFDARGRETGVSFHDAVMRSAARLTYTQVRQALVDRDPAVRAALGTLVEPLERAEALARLLMARRRQRGAIDFDLPEAEVVLDLRGRPEQIVRAERSIAHQMIEEFMLAANEAVARELGRRKLAFLHRVHEPPTAESVGELARFLEGFGLRLRIEEGRAAPKAFAAVLEQVKGRAEERLVNTILLRSMQQARYAAEPLGHFGLAAACYTHFTSPIRRYPDLVVHRILGTGRVPPDLGAIAEESSRRERTAMDAEREIVALKKVQFMQDKVGEAYDGFVSGVVPFGFFVELADVFVEGLVHVSTLGDDFYDHVERQHLLRGRRTRRTFRVGDPVRVAVAGVSIERRQVDFTLADGEERSDRWRRRRHS